The Gopherus flavomarginatus isolate rGopFla2 chromosome 20, rGopFla2.mat.asm, whole genome shotgun sequence region AGGGCCCAGGGGCCCTATGAATAAACCTGCTGCGCTCAGCCTCCTGTCTGTGTCTCCTGCCCGTGCCGGCTCCCTGTGGGCTCAGAGCGTTGCCCCCACGGTATGGGTCAGTgggttgtcatggagtgtggggggacacaaggccctgcacccccggcttcctgcgattcaccaggactctcagccagccagtaacgcAGAAGGTTTATTTCGATGCCAGGAGcacagtcccagacaggtcttgcaggttcAGACAACAGGATTCCCCccaattaggtccatcttggggtcccaggggcaccacagccccattggggGGGTCAGAGCCTCATCTGGGCTCCCTTCCATTCCCCAACCACTCCTGAAaaaccccctttctccccccagcttctcctcccccagcctttgttcagcttccctgggcagaggtgtcacctggcctctatccccttcctgggttctcacgtTACCTGCGCAGgtcccctccctccagccagtctcccatcccccaatgcagaccgtcctcccaggccaacacctcccccccccagtaTTCACAGCCCACATTAAGAATGGTCCCAGTTCGTTATGTGGGTCCATGGCAGTCCGGCCTGAGGAGGGCAGAGGACTCTGGGAGATGGGATGTGCAGGGAATCTGACCCCTCCCTGGGACCACTGGCCACAGCTAGAGCCCTGCCAGTGCTTCTCGGTCTCTGGCAGCCTCTGCCCCTGGCACCATGTCTCCCATCCGCACTCTCCCTGGGTGAGCGCCTGGCCCAGGGTCCCAGTGCCCTGGAAAAGGGGGGAAGCCTCCCTAGGGGACCCCCCCCTTGCACAACAGGTTCAGTCTGGTTGGAGGCCAGGCCCCCCCGGGGGCGGGAGCGAGCAGATCTGCTCAGGCAGCAGAATGCCCAGGCCTGGCGCAGgcggcagcccctcccccaccctgcccgggGCCATAGTCACGCAGCCCTTTGAGCTGCAAAGAATCCAGCAGTTTCTAGCCTTTGCACAAGGGACTGGACTGGGTCAGGCAGCAGCAAGGCCCAGTCCTGGCTCATCCCCGCACGATGCATCTCCTGGGCAGACGCCTGgcctggcagcccagggccctgacccGCTACCCCCTGCGACGGGTGGTGCGGGGCATGGTGCTGCCGGGGCCCCTCCCCAAGGGCCCTGTGGGGCTGAATCTCAGCTACTGGCTGCTGGACGTCCTGCGGGAGTGCGCTTACGtcctgctgtgctgctggtgcATCAAGGAACTTCTGgactagccccccaccccatcgTGTGCTGTGCTGCAGTGTGCTTGTCCTCCCGGCCCTCCTACCCCTCCGCAGGGCTGGACCCACTGGCTGCGCTCTCTGGTCGCCTGACCCCCTGCTGCTGCGTGGCCTGGAACGGACGGAGCTCCCACCAGAGGGACCCTTTGGGACGCCCTGAGCCTGTAGGAGGTGGGTACAAATGTCCTCCAGCCTTGGCACTGCCCCCTGCCTAGCCAGCCCAGCGCTGGTCAGAGAGGGGGGCCAGGATCCAGCGGGTGCCACCAGCCAGGCCGGGGCATCTCTACCCCCAGCAGGCAAATCCACAAGTGTCTCCCCCAGCGCCCTTGTCTGCGGCTAGTGACGGCCAACAGGTGAACCGGTCAGGCTGGCACAGCCACCCCAGGGCCACGCAGTTCAGAGCCATCAGCATGGGGCTCCAAGGgcaccttccttccttcccaaatACCAGCATGTGCCAGCCTGGCTCCACCTCCGCCAGCAGGGCCTGGCACCTGACCTGGCCTGAGTGCCTTTTTCCCACAATGCCACATGGGCCTGAGTGGGCTCCCAGGTgcagccaggaggagggggcTTGGCTCAGCCCCCTGGGCTGTGGGGCCCAGTGAGAGAGGTTGCACctggactccaggctgggggatgGGCTCTGTCCTCTGCTCAGCAGGGTCCCCAAGGCAGTGGGAGGTGCTGTCTCACCAGGGTGGGACGGGATCTTCCCCTCAAGTCTGTGGGCTCCAGGCTGCGTCTGGCCCATGGCTACTGGCTTTGTTTTCTCCCCTCTAGTTGGAATCTCGGCTCTCCAGCCCTGACGGGACAGGAATGGGACTCGACGGTGGGTGCCTGGCCCCTGGCCCAGCGCTCCCCAATAAACCTGGGCAATCTGTGACCGCTCCGAGTGCTGACTGTGTGTGGGCTGGGGATGCCTCTGACAGGCTGTGCTCACCAGGCGCAGCTGGGCCCCAGGTGGCTCCATCCGCCTGCTTCAGCTGCCCTGACACTAGACCCAATGAACCTTCCAAACATCTGCCCTGGCCAGGCCTGGGAGCTGGTGGGGCTGTagggggtggagggcagggccCACAGCCGCCAAGTCTCTGGGCCGAGTTTCCTGCAAAGCTCCTGCTGTTTATCCAACTTTTCCTTCCTGTGTTTGGGACATTATCAGCatgggccccgcccccgcccccaaccaGCCCCAACTTGGGCAGGCAGGCGTCCCTCGCCCAGCACACTGGGACGCTGCTCAGAGTGAAGCTGGCATGGGCAAGGAGACCTGGGATGGGGGTTCTGCACAGCTCACAAGGGGCCAGATGCCCTGGGCCAGGACCTGGCTCAACCCCCTGAGGGAGTGTCTGTCACCCCTCTGCCATGGcgccctggggctgagcaggggatgAGCACCAGGCAGTGCTGCCCAGTGGTTGGGGTAGGAAGTGCAGAAGAAGCCCAGCTCTGGTGCAAGGCTCCCTGGGAGCAGATGGTCTGCGGCCAGGGTGCTGGGGTTCTtgtgccagcccaggggttccacaaCTGAGCACAAGGGCATGAGAGGCACTGGCATCGGAACCCCCCACTGCCTCCCGCAGCACAGGGGCCCCTGGGAGGGCTCGGGCACAGCTGTGCTGTAGCACCTTTGTCTGAGggtcccaggagtcctggtttccAATCTACCCCTGCTATAACTGCTAGCCCCTATGTTCTTCCCAGACACAggtacagaacccaggagtcttggctcccagcccccactgctctcacCACTAGCCCCTGCTGccagtcctcccctcccctcagttTATCTGGCTGTGACTCAGTTCCTTGTTTAGAGAGCTGCTTTCTCGGCCTGTCTCCACTCCAGGCCGTTTCCTGTCGCCTGCCCCCCAAAGATCCCGTCCGCGGCTCTGCCAAGAGCCGGGGGAAGCTACAGAGGCGGGAATGCACCCAAGGGGCCagactggctggagctccggcaaaGGTCACAGCCCGACTGGCCACTGACCCGCAGCTTGGCGTGcgccaggccctgcagggccgcCCTGGCCCGGGGCATCCCAGCCACGGCCtccctctgccagcctgggccaTGCAGCCGACTGGGGGGCAGCCCAGGgtgaaggctgggggtggggcctgtgtGTCCCCAGAGATGCCGCCCGCCCCGGGAGAAGGGCTGCCCCTGGCACTGTCCCGGCATCGGCGGGGACCTGCTGTGCGGAGGCTCCGCAGGGCCTGGGCCCGGAGCAGAGTTGAGTGGCTGGCGCCAGCGCAG contains the following coding sequences:
- the LOC127037909 gene encoding translation initiation factor IF-2-like, whose protein sequence is MNKPAALSLLSVSPARAGSLWAQSVAPTVWVSGLSWSVGGHKALHPRLPAIHQDSQPASNAEGLFRCQEHSPRQVLQVQTTGFPPIRSILGSQGHHSPIGGVRASSGLPSIPQPLLKNPLSPPSFSSPSLCSASLGRGVTWPLSPSWVLTLPAQVPSLQPVSHPPMQTVLPGQHLPPPVFTAHIKNGPSSLCGSMAVRPEEGRGLWEMGCAGNLTPPWDHWPQLEPCQCFSVSGSLCPWHHVSHPHSPWVSAWPRVPVPWKRGEASLGDPPLAQQVQSGWRPGPPGGGSEQICSGSRMPRPGAGGSPSPTLPGAIVTQPFELQRIQQFLAFAQGTGLGQAAARPSPGSSPHDASPGQTPGLAAQGPDPLPPATGGAGHGAAGAPPQGPCGAESQLLAAGRPAGVRLRPAVLLVHQGTSGLAPHPIVCCAAVCLSSRPSYPSAGLDPLAALSGRLTPCCCVAWNGRSSHQRDPLGRPEPVGVGISALQP